TTTGTTACAGCATCTAAAATAAAGTCCTTTTTTCAGTCTTTTTGTAAATTTTGCCATAAGGGATCAAATTCTTTTCATTTACAATCTCAATGAAGTAAAGGATAACTTCTGTTGCATGTTAACACTGCATAAGAGTCAGTACAAacacagagaaataaacattttATAATCACTTTTATAGTTTACATTCACAGCTTAATCACCGGGCTAAGAACCACTGTCAGTACACTGCACATACACATCTCTTTGTCCCATTTCCCATTTCTAGTATTTTAACATAAAAACCTCCATAAATTAAACCTTCTTCCCTGCTTCATTCTAGCGAAGATGAATCATGCAACCAATGAGGGTAATGTTTATGAGAGCTTATGTGACCAACATGATGATAAAGGGGCCTGAAGGATGCTAGAGAATCTGAGGTTCTGAGAAACACACAACACCGGGCAGGAGGACTGGAGGCTGAGTGGTCCTCTGAAATAGCTGAGAGGGGACAAATAAGGTAGATTAGAAATTAAaaacttttttcctattttctcttgatctttctctttgaATCTGTTTATGAATGGTATATTTCTCAGGAGATACTTGTATCACCAGTTACCATAAACTGTTCTTTTccaaaaaatcataattacaacaaaatctttgaactgaagaagaagaagtagaagaagaagagtgcTAACATGTATCTAAATGTGAAAATTAATCTACGCATGAAGGTTCTTAcaaatacagtatgtatatacactcaaatTTGCATATTAACTCCTAAAAAGACATTTAAGCCTTATAACACCTTCCATCTTACCTCATCAAGGAAATGAAGCAACACCTGGTAATACCCAGGACACTTCCAGGTTTCATTATGGGAGCCCTGTGTGAACTGCATGAGACGTTTGGCCGGTGATGCACAACAATGGTACAACTCCATCATCATGCGTGGAGGTACCAGTGAGTCTGCCTGGCCTGAGAGGAATAACGTTGGCACAACCACTCTACACATCTTGTATTTTGACAGGTACTGGAAGCCAAGTGGACAGGCGAGACCAGTCATTAGATCTTTTGAATTGCAGCAGCACATGATAGTACTTCTATTAAGAAAATTTCTATGGAAGTCCTAGCTTTTCATTAgaggttttgtttttcattaacataaatcatcacccccccccccaaaaaaaaaaaaaaaaaaaaaaagagagacatgaaCATACAACTCCCTGTCCTTTTCCTATTTTGAGCATAAAACCAACCAACaccaatgacaatgatggtgattgatgataagTGTTTGATAATGTAGAGGAGGACTGCTACTATTGAAAATGTATtgactaatgacaatgatgacagcaatgtcaaaaaaaataaattattcctTACACAACTCTTACCTTATTCTTGTGACACCACTCAGGCAACTTCGCCAGGAACTTAACGTTAGAGAAGAGGACCTTGGCCATGTCCGGGATGGAAGTGAAGGTATTCTCTAGGATCACGGCCGCAACACGACTGCTGATCTCTGACCTACTAACACAATCTACAGCTACAGCACCACCTGGAAAAGGCCAGATGATTCTATTTAGTGCTAATAGCCAAATGACCATAGTGTGTGTTAAACAAAAGGAGCCAATGATTGCAAGTCTTCCATTATCTTAGAATATCTTTAGATTTTTGATTTGTAGTCAAACataatatatgcattaatatattctaatatctgtttaacccaatgccgacggggaaaattaataaaaaatggggaaaatgctgtgctcattttccatatttttgtgAAGTGTGTCTGCAAATAGCTGGCTCTGCTACtggttagccacaaaggagtcaattagtagaccttgtgatcttacgtgatttgaactggcgggaaaaacatattttttacacatacacatacacatacccatattcaCACACCtacaatcaaagaaaagggtaaacgggcgggacaggcagtactcctaactggctcattggtgacagtacaagtgtagccatctatgtgtaaaaacaattaaacaagtaactcacagtgggcatagcacgtacgtacacatcatgcccgtcggcattcaGTTAAACAACTATATTGTTAAGGGTACACCCTGGGGGGTAGGTCTACCTGCTCATCTACCTGTGATTTCCTACCTGTTTCTCTTTGTATGTCAGCCTACTTCTGTCTgtgaatctatctgtctatttactagCACATCATCCAATTGACCAAGAagtcagtcagtctatcagtCAAATAATCTGTTGGCTTAGCAGTCAATTAACCCCTTGGAACGGGTGACAtgaccatcacgtcatgaaaaaatcCGGGTTGAGGGGTGGGCGATGTGAAGATGGAGTCaggggaaaatctggctgtaggctGGGTGACGCGAACCTGCTGTTATGAATTTTTCGGCTGAAGGCCTGGGAGATGGAAATGACTTGCCACAAATGCCCAAACCTATTGGGAGCTTTATTTTACTCATTTAGCAATTTTGAAGTATTCCCATCAATGTATAAATGTGGAATGTTGTATCCGTAAGCAGTGACTGGAAGAGCGCTGGCTcaatcaaatggcaaatatggatATTGGAAAAtgccaaaaagctaaaaatgcttatgattaaaaagagtaaataacttaGCAAATAGGAGGCACAGAGTCTTGTCACCACGCACATGTGTTCGGATGTGCATGCCCTACAAGCAGGCACCCAGGGGAGTGGCCGCTCATGTAAACCTAATGCCCGGATTCTTGGTGATTTGATCCAAGGTGTTAACTAACctcttaattaattaattaatcattcaCTCATTAAGTGCTCATTAAGTGCTCAACCGGTCAGTACATTGATAAATCAGTTAGTCTATCAATTCAAATACTGATATTCAACTTACCAGTCAATATCAGTTATACACCCAATCAATAATGTAAAAAATTTATCAACCAATCATTACATTCATCCTAGTTTCCCCTACAATAtgtatgccccctccccccacaaaaatAATTTACTCTTCAATATCCATACTTACCTAAGGATCTACCAAATATTATAATCTTGTTTTGGTCTATATCAGATCTGGTTTTGAGGTAGTTAATAGCTGCCTGTGCATCTAGGTACAGGCCCTCTTCAGATGGTGAACCTTCACTCAGGCCATAGCCTCGGTACTCTAACAGGAGAAGGTTCACGTGCAGCCATCGATACATTTCATACACGTTGCTTAACCTGCAAGAAGTTGACATTGTTAACTGTTTCTTTTACCCAGTGCCATCaggaaaatgtagtgttcactgGTGCATTGTTTTATGAAATGTTTCTATACGTAGATGgacttttttttaaactaatctTATCAAAATCAatgctgatattatcattatagactttagaattattttaatatcattgacattattattagcaatgtaACATAAAAGAATACATCtcttaaaatcaagaaaaaaggaaaacaggtgAGATATATAGTACTACTAACTGGATCACGGGTGACAAAGTAATTCTGGAGCCATATATGAGATTTCTCGAGTCTTCTATGTGTCAaaacaataaactaaactcacagaaAGAATGGCTTGTCAGTATATGCCATCCCTGGCAGCATTAGATAAAtgctcttgagagagagagagagagagagagagagagagagagagagagagagagagagagagagagagagagagagagagagagagagagagagagagaagagagatgtgtgtgtgtgtgtgtttgggatgtggggtggtgtgtggtggggtgtgttttttgggggtttttttttttttgtgtgtgggtgtttttgttggTTGTGGGTTGTgttttgggggttttgggggtttgtgtgttggtgtttttttgttgtgtgtgtgtttttgtgtgtgtgtgtgtgtggttgtgtgtgttgtgtggtgtgtgtgtgtgtggtgggggtgtgtgtgtgtgtgggtggtggtttgtgtgtgtgtgtggtgtgtgtgtgtggggtggtgtgtgtgtggtttgtgtgtgtgtgtgtgtgtgtgtgtggtgtgtgtgtgtggggtggtgggttgtttgtgtggtggggtgtgtgtgtgtgtgtgtgtgtgtgtgtgtttggtgtgtggtggtttttggtgtgtgtggtggtggtgtgtgtgtgtgggtgtttgtgtggtgtgttgtggagtgtgtgtggtgtgtgtgtgtaggtgtgtagtgtgttagggttttgtgtgtgtaggtgtgtttgtgtgtgtgttgtgttgtgtgtgtgtgtaggtgtgtgttgtgtcggtgtgtgtgtgtggtgtgtggtgtgtgttgtgtggtgtggtggtgggtgtgtgttgtgtgtgtgatgtgtgtgtgttgtgtgtgtgtggttttgtgtgtggtgtgtgtaggtgtgtagtgtgtgtgtagtgtgtgtggtgtgtgtgtgtgtgtgtgtaggtgtgtggtgtgtaggtgtgtgtgtgtaggtgtgttgtttgtgtgtgaggtgtgtgtgtgtaggtgtgtgtgtgtgtgtgtaggtgtagatgtgtgtgtagatgtgtgtgtaggtgtgtgtgtttaggtgtgtgtgtaggtgtgtaggtgtgtgtgtagatgtgtgtgtgtgtgagtgtaggtgtgtgtgttggagtgtgtgtgtaggtgtgtgtgtgtaggagtgtgtgtgggtgtgtgtgtaggtgtgtggtaggtgtggtaggtgtgtgtgtaggtgtgtgtgtgtgtaggtgtgagtgtaggtgtgtgtgtgtagggatgtgtgtgtaagtgtgtgtgataggtgtgtgtgtaggtgtggtgtaggtgtgtgtgtaggtgtgtgtgtagtgtgtggtaggtgtgtgtaggtgtgtgtgtaggtgtgtgtgtgtgtaggtgtgtgtgtaggtgtgtgtgtaggagtgtgtgtgtaggtgtgtgtgtagtgtcgtgtgtaggtgtgtgtagtgtgtgtgtaggtgttgtgtgtaggtgtgtgtgtaggtgtgtgtgtaggtgtgtgtggtgagagtgtaggtgtgtgtgtaggtgtgtgtgtgtagtgtgtgtaggtgtgtgtaggtgtgtgtgtagatgtgtgttaggtgtgtgtgtaggtgtgtgtaggtgtgtgatgtggtgtgtgtaggtgtgtgtgtaggttgtgtgtaggtgtgtgtaaggtgtgtgtaggtgtgtgtgtaggtgtgtgtaggtgtgtgtaggtgtgtgtagggtgtgtgtaggtagtgtgtgtgtaggtgtgtgtgtaggtgtgtgtgtaggtgtgtgtaggtgtgtgtaggtgtgtgtgtgtaggagtggtgtaggtgtgtgtgtgtaggtgt
The window above is part of the Penaeus chinensis breed Huanghai No. 1 chromosome 14, ASM1920278v2, whole genome shotgun sequence genome. Proteins encoded here:
- the LOC125032305 gene encoding protein ABHD13-like; this encodes MASSDVESGQPCLPPNPPPRPRACLHHQHHQHHHHHHNHDCEEEMTPKQKADFAVIKFVAGLVLIVMRKFWFTSAAVMLGIFVLFWLYGGCLALLLTLIAFSGIYTVHLYIASNLRRLEKSHIWLQNYFVTRDPLTMSTSCRLSNVYEMYRWLHVNLLLLEYRGYGLSEGSPSEEGLYLDAQAAINYLKTRSDIDQNKIIIFGRSLGGAVAVDCVSRSEISSRVAAVILENTFTSIPDMAKVLFSNVKFLAKLPEWCHKNKYLSKYKMCRVVVPTLFLSGQADSLVPPRMMMELYHCCASPAKRLMQFTQGSHNETWKCPGYYQVLLHFLDELFQRTTQPPVLLPGVVCFSEPQIL